Proteins encoded together in one Corvus hawaiiensis isolate bCorHaw1 chromosome 15, bCorHaw1.pri.cur, whole genome shotgun sequence window:
- the WDR55 gene encoding WD repeat-containing protein 55 isoform X2, with product MAAAMEEDSPEPAAREPRVRDTPEDICLEATANAIALHPARPLLAAGDVDGDVYLYSYSCTEGENRQLWSSGHHLKSCRDVAFSQDGQKLFTVSKDKSIHILTAEEGRLETRFPKAHDSALNCVLPIDNHVFATGDDGGAVKVWDLRRGSAILEARQQEEYISAMTVDGNGKILLTACGDGTLGVFNVKRRRFELLSEPQNGDLTSVVLMKRGRKVACGSSEGTIYLFNWDGFGAASDRFALRAETIDCMVPITDSIVCVGSLDGVIRAVNVLPNRVLGCVGQHLGEPIEQLAVAEDGKLLASSGHDQKVKFWDVSALGSMVVDDYRRKKKKGGPLRALSSKALGSGEDFFADLREEAEPEAAAAGKGGDSSDSDSD from the exons TGGAGGAG GACTCGCCGGAGCCGGCGGCGCGGGAGCCGCGAGTGCGGGACACCCCCGAGGACATCTGTCTGGAGGCCACGGCCAACGCCATCGCGCTGCACCCGGCGCGGCCGCTGCTGGCCGCGGGAGACGTGGACGGCGACGTGTACCT GTACTCGTACTCCTGCACTGAGGGAGAGAACCGGCAGCTTTGGTCCTCGGGGCATCACCTCAAGTCGTGCCGGGACGTGGCGTTCTCCCAGGACGGGCAGA AGCTTTTCACTGTGTCCAAGGACAAGTCCATCCACATCCTGACAGCGGAGGAGGGACGGCTGGAAACGCGCTTCCCCAAGGCCCACGA CTCAGCCCTCAACTGCGTGTTGCCCATCGACAACCACGTCTTTGCCACGGGCGACGATGGCGGGGCAGTGAAGGTGTGGGACCTGCGCAGGGGCAGTGCCATCCTGGAGGCACGGCAGCAGGAGGAATACATCAGTGCCATGACTGTGGATGGCAACGGGAAGATCCTGCTGACAGCCTG TGGTGATGGCACCCTGGGTGTCTTCAACGTGAAGAGACGGCGCTTTGAACTGCTCTCGGAGCCGCAGAACGGGGACCTGACATCTGTCGTGCTGATGAAG AGGGGGAGGAAGGTGGCATGTGGCTCCAGCGAAGGCACCATCTACCTCTTCAACTGGGATGGCTTTGGGGCCGCCAGTGACCGATTTGCGCTGAGGGCAGAGACCATTGACTGCATGGTGCCCATCACAGACAGCATCGTGTGTGTGGGGTCCCTGGACGGAGTCATCAG GGCGGTGAACGTGCTGCCGAACCGCGTGCTGGGCTGCGTGGGGCAGCACCTGGGCGAGCCCATCGAGCAGCTGGCCGTGGCTGAGGACGGGAAGCTACTGGCCAGCAGCGGCCACGACCAGAAGGTGAAGTTCTGGGACGTGTCGGCGCTCGGGTCCATGGTGGTCGATGATTACCGccggaagaagaagaagggcgGGCCGCTGCGCGCCCTCAGCAGCAAGGCGCTGGGCAGCGGGGAGGATTTCTTCGCCGACCTGCGGGAGGAGGCCGAgccggaggcggcggcggcggggaagGGCGGTGACAGCAGCGACAGCGACAGCGACTGA
- the WDR55 gene encoding WD repeat-containing protein 55 isoform X1 gives MAAAMEEEPQDSPEPAAREPRVRDTPEDICLEATANAIALHPARPLLAAGDVDGDVYLYSYSCTEGENRQLWSSGHHLKSCRDVAFSQDGQKLFTVSKDKSIHILTAEEGRLETRFPKAHDSALNCVLPIDNHVFATGDDGGAVKVWDLRRGSAILEARQQEEYISAMTVDGNGKILLTACGDGTLGVFNVKRRRFELLSEPQNGDLTSVVLMKRGRKVACGSSEGTIYLFNWDGFGAASDRFALRAETIDCMVPITDSIVCVGSLDGVIRAVNVLPNRVLGCVGQHLGEPIEQLAVAEDGKLLASSGHDQKVKFWDVSALGSMVVDDYRRKKKKGGPLRALSSKALGSGEDFFADLREEAEPEAAAAGKGGDSSDSDSD, from the exons TGGAGGAG GAGCCCCAGGACTCGCCGGAGCCGGCGGCGCGGGAGCCGCGAGTGCGGGACACCCCCGAGGACATCTGTCTGGAGGCCACGGCCAACGCCATCGCGCTGCACCCGGCGCGGCCGCTGCTGGCCGCGGGAGACGTGGACGGCGACGTGTACCT GTACTCGTACTCCTGCACTGAGGGAGAGAACCGGCAGCTTTGGTCCTCGGGGCATCACCTCAAGTCGTGCCGGGACGTGGCGTTCTCCCAGGACGGGCAGA AGCTTTTCACTGTGTCCAAGGACAAGTCCATCCACATCCTGACAGCGGAGGAGGGACGGCTGGAAACGCGCTTCCCCAAGGCCCACGA CTCAGCCCTCAACTGCGTGTTGCCCATCGACAACCACGTCTTTGCCACGGGCGACGATGGCGGGGCAGTGAAGGTGTGGGACCTGCGCAGGGGCAGTGCCATCCTGGAGGCACGGCAGCAGGAGGAATACATCAGTGCCATGACTGTGGATGGCAACGGGAAGATCCTGCTGACAGCCTG TGGTGATGGCACCCTGGGTGTCTTCAACGTGAAGAGACGGCGCTTTGAACTGCTCTCGGAGCCGCAGAACGGGGACCTGACATCTGTCGTGCTGATGAAG AGGGGGAGGAAGGTGGCATGTGGCTCCAGCGAAGGCACCATCTACCTCTTCAACTGGGATGGCTTTGGGGCCGCCAGTGACCGATTTGCGCTGAGGGCAGAGACCATTGACTGCATGGTGCCCATCACAGACAGCATCGTGTGTGTGGGGTCCCTGGACGGAGTCATCAG GGCGGTGAACGTGCTGCCGAACCGCGTGCTGGGCTGCGTGGGGCAGCACCTGGGCGAGCCCATCGAGCAGCTGGCCGTGGCTGAGGACGGGAAGCTACTGGCCAGCAGCGGCCACGACCAGAAGGTGAAGTTCTGGGACGTGTCGGCGCTCGGGTCCATGGTGGTCGATGATTACCGccggaagaagaagaagggcgGGCCGCTGCGCGCCCTCAGCAGCAAGGCGCTGGGCAGCGGGGAGGATTTCTTCGCCGACCTGCGGGAGGAGGCCGAgccggaggcggcggcggcggggaagGGCGGTGACAGCAGCGACAGCGACAGCGACTGA
- the DND1 gene encoding dead end protein homolog 1 — MDEKMWTNGINEASKMALLAWEKETGIELVQINGQRRYGGPPPGWVGGPPPAGTEVYIARLPQDIYENTLIPLFESVGKLYEFRLMMTFSGLNRGFAYARYTSLQDASNAIATFHRFQMRKGCAIVVCRSTQKHELIVNGLDISVSQQELQAMLQMVTEGILSVTLHTSPCQRPTKLAVLKYRSHEAAALAKKALTEGNLRLRGAGMRVDWLDPQMKQKLQLWEEEPSSNGVHGDKSLAVPRPAALPPLLECPNILSWRHRLRTPLFTTKCVQVNADGWQRFWYQVVIPGYHMPISGFTWVLQDKQGQNEHEKVKMAAALHILQVLGCQLT, encoded by the exons ATGGACGAGAAG ATGTGGACCAACGGAATCAACGAGGCCAGTAAGATGGCCCTGCTTGCCTGGGAGAAGGAGACTGGCATTGAGCTGGTGCAAATCAACGGGCAGAGGCGCTACGGAGGGCCTCCCCCAG GCTGGGTGGGCGGCCCACCACCGGCCGGCACCGAGGTGTACATCGCGAGGCTGCCGCAGGACATCTACGAGAACACCCTGATCCCGCTGTTCGAGAGCGTGGGGAAGCTCTACGAGTTCCGCCTCATGATGACCTTCAGCGGGCTCAACCGGGGCTTCGCCTACGCCAGGTACACCTCCCTGCAGGATGCCAGCAACGCCATCGCCACCTTCCACCGCTTCCAGATGCGCAAGGGCTGCGCCATTGTGGTGTGCCGGAGCACGCAGAAGCATGAGCTCATTGTCAACGGCCTGGACATCTCGGTgagccagcaggagctgcaggccaTGCTGCAGATGGTCACTGAGGGGATCCTCAGTGTCACCCTGCACACCAGCCCCTGCCAGAGACCCACCAAGCTCGCTGTGCTGAAGTACAGGTCGCACGAGGCTGCTGCCCTGGCCAAAAAAGCCCTGACGGAAG GGAACctgaggctcaggggagcagggatgagggTGGACTGGCTGGACCCCCAAAtgaagcagaagctgcagctctgggaggagGAGCCATCGTCCAACGGAGTGCACGGAGACAagagcctggcagtgcccaggccgGCAGCCCTGCCTCCATTGCTAGAGTGCCCAaacatcctgagctggaggCATCGCCTGAGGACACCCCTGTTCACCACCAAGTGTGTCCAGGTGAACGCCGACGGGTGGCAGCGGTTCTGGTACCAGGTGGTGATCCCAGGATACCACATGCCCATCAGTGGGTTCACGTGGGTCTTGCAGGACAAGCAGGGCCAGAACGAGCACGAGAAGGTCAAGAtggcagcagccctgcacaTTCTCCAGGTGTTAG GTTGCCAGCTGACGTAG